A genomic region of Candidatus Eisenbacteria bacterium contains the following coding sequences:
- a CDS encoding VCBS repeat-containing protein, giving the protein MRTKAILIMLGIFLSLAASPSHGQNWVQNDQIFNPSGVASLFFSQPRFADLDADGDVDLMLGSSESTLLYYENTGTAMAPAFLPGPEIFAGVDPLDAEVGVCADLDGDGDLDLVTGGYNGLVLFENTGTAAAPVFTEQQGFFSGLATGSNPVPTLSDLDGDLDFDLLIGISENGMLKYYPNTGTPSAASFEESQSESWFDVGLYAYPWFVDLDGDDDIDLASGRDVHGFVYYRNDGTASTWNWVEDAAVFEGLGLSSYWNSPCLVDLNGDGRRDLIYGTSAGPLQYYTNQGPPTDPVWTANTTLFGGVIDVGAASSPFLFDFDSDGDLDLVSGTQLGDIKYFENIGTSAAPAWHTDHSYFAGIDHSIYSAIAVGELDGDDLPDAVVGDLSGDLFYHHNNGSGFDYDAGVFAGINLGGWSVPRLVDMDNDGDLDLVAGNEVGRLRYFENIGSGSMEWQEVAGYFGSIDVGSNCSPTLGDYDHDGDQDLLTGDISHELQYFRNDNGIWNENPAVVAGLVVGQNAAPAFGDLDGDEDLDLTVGNYSGTFNYFENTSPAASLPTDGEPLTRWIRLQVHPSPFRSAVTLTFSLPEAGPVDLAIFDASGRRVRQLAQGIQPAGRHAFEWSRGGAADPEMASGVYFCRLKAGGMKQTIKLIRVQ; this is encoded by the coding sequence ATGAGAACCAAGGCGATCCTCATCATGCTCGGCATCTTCCTGAGTCTGGCCGCATCTCCGAGTCACGGCCAGAACTGGGTCCAGAACGACCAGATCTTCAATCCCAGCGGGGTCGCTTCGCTTTTCTTTTCCCAGCCGCGCTTCGCCGACCTTGATGCGGATGGCGACGTCGACCTGATGCTGGGGAGTTCCGAGTCCACGCTGCTTTACTATGAGAACACCGGAACGGCAATGGCCCCCGCCTTTTTACCGGGGCCGGAGATCTTCGCCGGCGTCGATCCGCTGGATGCCGAGGTTGGTGTCTGCGCCGATCTCGACGGCGACGGGGACCTGGACCTCGTCACCGGGGGATACAATGGATTGGTCTTGTTCGAGAACACCGGCACCGCGGCGGCGCCCGTCTTCACCGAGCAGCAAGGCTTCTTCTCCGGGTTGGCGACCGGCTCCAATCCGGTCCCGACACTCTCCGATCTGGACGGGGATCTTGATTTCGATCTGCTGATCGGGATCAGTGAGAACGGAATGTTAAAGTACTACCCCAACACCGGAACTCCATCCGCGGCCTCGTTTGAGGAATCGCAGTCGGAGTCCTGGTTCGATGTCGGTCTCTACGCCTATCCCTGGTTCGTCGACTTGGACGGCGACGATGATATCGACCTGGCCTCCGGGCGGGATGTGCACGGCTTCGTCTACTATCGCAATGACGGCACCGCGTCCACCTGGAATTGGGTGGAGGACGCCGCGGTCTTCGAGGGTCTGGGCCTCTCAAGCTACTGGAACTCGCCGTGTCTCGTCGACCTCAACGGAGATGGCCGCCGGGATCTTATCTATGGCACCAGCGCGGGGCCGCTGCAGTACTACACGAACCAGGGCCCGCCGACCGACCCGGTCTGGACCGCCAATACGACACTTTTCGGCGGGGTGATCGACGTGGGGGCGGCCAGCTCGCCCTTCCTGTTCGACTTCGATTCCGATGGGGATTTGGACTTGGTCAGCGGCACTCAGCTGGGCGATATCAAATACTTCGAGAATATCGGCACCAGCGCGGCCCCGGCGTGGCACACCGACCATAGCTATTTCGCCGGCATAGATCACTCGATCTATTCCGCCATCGCCGTCGGCGAGCTTGATGGCGACGATCTGCCCGACGCCGTCGTCGGCGATCTCTCAGGCGACCTCTTCTATCACCACAACAATGGCTCGGGCTTCGACTACGACGCGGGTGTCTTCGCCGGCATCAACCTCGGCGGATGGTCTGTTCCCCGGCTGGTGGACATGGACAACGACGGCGATCTCGATCTGGTGGCGGGCAACGAGGTCGGCCGTCTGCGCTACTTCGAGAACATCGGCTCGGGCTCGATGGAGTGGCAGGAGGTGGCCGGTTACTTCGGCAGCATTGATGTCGGCAGCAATTGTTCACCCACGCTGGGCGACTACGACCATGATGGGGATCAGGATCTCCTGACCGGCGACATCTCCCACGAACTCCAATACTTCAGAAACGACAATGGGATCTGGAATGAGAACCCGGCCGTGGTCGCCGGGTTGGTGGTGGGCCAGAACGCGGCGCCCGCGTTCGGCGATCTGGACGGCGATGAAGACCTGGACCTGACCGTCGGTAACTACTCGGGCACCTTCAACTACTTCGAGAACACGAGTCCGGCTGCGAGCCTCCCGACCGACGGCGAGCCCCTGACGCGCTGGATCCGCCTGCAGGTCCATCCGAGTCCATTCCGATCCGCCGTGACCCTGACCTTCAGCCTGCCCGAAGCCGGGCCGGTCGACCTCGCGATCTTCGATGCGTCCGGGCGGCGCGTCCGCCAGCTCGCTCAGGGGATTCAGCCCGCCGGTCGCCACGCGTTCGAGTGGAGCCGAGGCGGCGCCGCCGATCCGGAGATGGCCAGCGGGGTCTACTTCTGCCGCCTGAAGGCCGGCGGAATGAAGCAGACGATCAAGCTCATCCGCGTTCAGTAG
- a CDS encoding S41 family peptidase: MKWPYLILSLACCLFLSPAIAQEPIDPEILDSFLNALDEPGDSIGSESAGPFDENWDPLQEETPAALGLFDQVWEEFDRTYPYFDYKGIDWNDLKESHRSDFAGDLAPDEFVDKLAILLRELRDFHVSIRKPDGGFAEVYNRQIERNYTSDPRNRYSVSGYETMGDGVIRHGWLADEIAYIRIDTFAREAYAPLRESDIDKLFTQYGNARGMIIDIRPNNGGDETIAAGIAGWFTDKPLTYGYTARRNGPGHDEFEPPQKKVLEPHEGGRYAGPVACLIGERCMSSAEWFTLMMKACPQVTLIGSATRGSSGNPAELRLPNGVVCGIPSWMAFTSEMKPFEDVGLPPEITIPAEESFDAEHDFVVERAIRELLN, translated from the coding sequence ATGAAATGGCCGTATCTCATTCTGTCGCTAGCCTGCTGCCTATTCCTCTCCCCGGCGATCGCCCAGGAACCGATCGATCCAGAAATTCTGGATAGCTTCTTGAATGCACTCGACGAGCCTGGAGATTCGATAGGATCGGAATCCGCCGGTCCTTTCGATGAGAACTGGGATCCCCTTCAAGAAGAGACGCCGGCTGCTTTGGGACTATTCGATCAGGTTTGGGAAGAGTTCGATCGGACATATCCATACTTCGACTACAAAGGGATCGACTGGAACGATTTGAAAGAGAGCCACCGCTCAGACTTCGCCGGGGACCTCGCCCCCGACGAGTTCGTCGATAAGTTGGCGATCCTTTTGAGGGAGCTGCGCGACTTTCACGTTTCGATTCGGAAGCCGGATGGCGGCTTCGCCGAAGTTTATAACCGGCAGATCGAGCGGAATTATACATCCGACCCGCGCAATCGTTACAGCGTGTCGGGTTACGAGACCATGGGCGACGGGGTGATCCGGCATGGTTGGCTCGCCGACGAGATCGCCTACATCCGCATTGACACCTTCGCCCGGGAGGCCTATGCCCCATTGCGGGAAAGCGATATCGATAAATTGTTCACTCAATATGGGAATGCGCGGGGCATGATCATCGATATCCGCCCGAACAACGGCGGTGATGAGACGATCGCGGCGGGTATCGCGGGATGGTTTACCGATAAGCCTCTGACCTATGGATACACGGCGCGACGAAACGGTCCGGGTCATGATGAGTTTGAGCCGCCGCAGAAGAAGGTTCTGGAACCGCATGAGGGCGGCCGCTACGCGGGACCCGTGGCTTGTCTCATCGGAGAGCGGTGCATGAGCTCGGCGGAATGGTTCACCTTGATGATGAAGGCGTGCCCCCAGGTGACTTTGATCGGCAGCGCGACGCGTGGAAGCTCAGGCAATCCGGCGGAGCTCCGGCTGCCGAACGGCGTCGTTTGTGGGATCCCGAGCTGGATGGCCTTTACTTCGGAGATGAAGCCCTTCGAAGACGTGGGTCTCCCACCCGAAATCACGATTCCCGCGGAGGAGAGTTTTGACGCCGAGCACGATTTCGTCGTCGAGAGGGCTATCCGAGAGCTCTTGAATTGA
- a CDS encoding T9SS type A sorting domain-containing protein, whose translation MKNRPTLYLLYSVIFAFFLAGSAVAEFVLLEDFQNLNLGPIDDQNGWYAASDSSAVAVDPLFEDNQVLSVITNSTHLHKDLLIQDGTVRMLFLRFRYASQLSCSFGSSFASYPTQFGDFSVELSLTSTTNELRINNDGQYDVLTILEPNIWYNCWLLIDNLDNTTQVWLHSRPGEDANSFDQLEVEGEFDFGFRNGTTIDLKTFFVKTGGGSGVAGPLYLDDIHLETTDALNLTNPSPATPAAVTTSTVPAVLHLAPCRPSPFNSGTKINFSLLKPAHTSIAIFDTRGRMVIELMSEDLNAGNYQRIWSGRDRGGRRVENGVYYIRMEAGSTITTERAIFLR comes from the coding sequence ATGAAGAATCGACCGACTTTATACCTGCTCTATTCCGTCATTTTCGCGTTTTTTCTGGCGGGAAGCGCCGTGGCTGAGTTCGTTCTGCTCGAGGACTTCCAGAACCTGAATCTTGGACCGATCGATGATCAGAACGGGTGGTATGCCGCGAGTGATAGCTCTGCCGTGGCAGTGGATCCTCTCTTCGAGGATAATCAGGTCCTCTCGGTGATTACCAACTCGACTCACCTTCACAAAGATCTTTTGATCCAGGACGGAACCGTGCGTATGCTCTTCCTGAGATTTCGCTATGCAAGCCAGCTCAGCTGTTCCTTTGGATCTTCCTTCGCCTCCTATCCCACTCAATTTGGTGATTTTTCAGTTGAGCTCAGTCTGACCAGCACCACAAATGAGTTACGTATCAACAACGATGGCCAATACGATGTTTTGACAATTTTGGAGCCGAATATCTGGTACAATTGCTGGCTATTGATAGACAATCTCGATAACACGACGCAAGTCTGGCTGCACTCCCGGCCTGGAGAAGATGCCAACTCTTTTGATCAACTGGAGGTGGAGGGAGAATTTGATTTTGGATTTAGAAATGGAACCACCATTGATTTAAAGACATTCTTCGTCAAGACCGGAGGCGGAAGCGGGGTTGCCGGCCCCCTCTACCTGGACGACATCCACCTTGAGACCACCGACGCCTTGAACCTGACAAATCCCTCCCCCGCCACCCCAGCAGCCGTCACAACAAGTACCGTGCCCGCGGTTTTACATCTCGCTCCGTGCCGGCCCAGTCCATTCAATAGCGGCACCAAGATCAATTTCTCTTTGTTAAAACCGGCTCATACCAGTATCGCTATCTTTGACACGCGCGGACGCATGGTCATCGAGCTAATGTCCGAGGATCTGAATGCCGGGAACTATCAGAGGATCTGGTCCGGCCGCGATCGAGGTGGAAGGCGAGTGGAAAACGGCGTCTATTACATTCGAATGGAGGCGGGGTCGACAATAACAACCGAACGGGCGATTTTCCTGAGGTAG
- a CDS encoding beta-lactamase family protein gives MRSLLTVALLVASISSSVAEPGLAISEEDLGAKLDTLLVPWDQSDAPGMAVLVQSRGTDIYRRCIGLADLEQGIKITPLTCFDLASVSKHLTAFGLCLLAEEGRLNLDDPIRRYLPELPLCAEPVLVRHLVHQSSGFWEFWTILNKYSGFQGRDYLRLSDVLTLLAGQSALNFAPGSRYAYTNTNYSLLSLVIERAGGIRFGIWMRDHVFTPLGMTGTLIQTECTELIPHRATAYLSDAEGYRLARPSNVEIPGSAHAFTNLEDMSRWLSSFHDKRLGGDRIFECITKPGVLNDGTQMNYAGGLIVSERKRTKTIQHSGQTGGFKTMLIYCPEEELGVVILANARSINAAGLAFEILDICRGLEPPRPAGETTEEPTLEPESFTPDVALLDSYTGGYRLQPDGGHDLHNGWDGRCGGADLGYGWRNSVGAPREFRI, from the coding sequence ATGAGGAGCCTTCTCACGGTGGCCCTGCTGGTGGCGTCGATTTCGAGTTCAGTCGCCGAACCGGGTCTCGCCATCTCTGAAGAAGATTTGGGGGCAAAGTTAGACACTCTGCTTGTCCCCTGGGATCAATCCGACGCCCCGGGTATGGCGGTGCTGGTGCAGAGTCGCGGCACCGACATTTACCGGCGATGTATCGGTCTGGCCGATCTAGAACAGGGCATCAAAATCACTCCGCTGACCTGCTTCGACCTCGCCTCGGTCTCGAAACACCTGACAGCTTTCGGACTTTGCCTGCTTGCCGAGGAGGGCAGGCTGAACCTTGATGACCCCATCCGGCGATACCTGCCCGAACTGCCCCTCTGCGCCGAGCCCGTGCTGGTGCGGCACCTGGTGCATCAATCCAGTGGATTCTGGGAATTCTGGACAATACTGAATAAGTATTCGGGATTCCAAGGCCGCGACTATCTCCGTTTGAGCGATGTGCTGACCTTGCTGGCGGGCCAATCGGCATTGAACTTTGCCCCAGGCTCACGCTATGCCTATACAAACACCAACTACTCTCTGCTCTCGCTGGTAATCGAGCGCGCCGGCGGGATCCGGTTCGGTATCTGGATGCGCGATCATGTTTTCACTCCTCTCGGCATGACGGGCACGCTGATTCAAACCGAGTGCACAGAACTCATCCCACATAGAGCAACCGCCTACTTGTCAGACGCTGAGGGGTATCGTTTGGCGAGGCCCAGCAACGTCGAGATACCCGGGTCTGCCCACGCCTTTACCAACCTTGAAGATATGTCTCGCTGGCTTTCCAGTTTCCATGACAAGCGGCTGGGTGGCGATCGCATCTTTGAATGTATAACCAAGCCCGGCGTGTTGAATGATGGGACTCAAATGAACTACGCCGGCGGACTCATCGTCAGCGAGCGGAAGAGGACAAAGACGATCCAGCATTCCGGCCAGACCGGCGGTTTCAAGACGATGTTGATCTACTGCCCGGAAGAAGAGTTGGGTGTCGTGATCCTGGCCAATGCGCGCTCCATCAACGCGGCCGGGCTCGCCTTTGAGATTTTGGACATCTGCAGGGGACTCGAGCCGCCGAGACCTGCCGGCGAAACCACAGAAGAACCCACCCTGGAACCCGAATCCTTCACTCCGGACGTTGCGCTCTTGGACAGCTACACCGGTGGGTATCGTCTGCAGCCGGATGGCGGTCATGACCTTCACAATGGATGGGATGGGCGATGTGGTGGGGCTGACCTTGGCTATGGATGGCGAAACTCAGTCGGCGCGCCGCGTGAATTTCGCATTTGA